A genomic window from Papaver somniferum cultivar HN1 unplaced genomic scaffold, ASM357369v1 unplaced-scaffold_15, whole genome shotgun sequence includes:
- the LOC113335798 gene encoding bifunctional adenosine 5'-phosphosulfate phosphorylase/adenylylsulfatase HINT4-like — MAGEAAANCLFCQIARSLTSNTLLHTDDKVVAFEDINPSAFRHYLVIPVKHIATVKDLQRSTEDFNLVSHMLNVGQDLVHRDAPESKEYKFGFHRPPFNSVDHLHLHCFALPFIPRWKHVKYVSLGPLGGFIEAEKLLQKIKP, encoded by the exons ATGGCAGGAGAAGCAGCAGCGAATTGTTTGTTCTGTCAAATTGCACGTTCATTGACTTCTAACACTCTCCTACACACT GATGATAAGGTCGTTGCATTTGAAGACATCAATCCATCTGCCTTTAG GCATTATTTGGTGATCCCAGTGAAACACATTGCAACTGTAAAAGACCTTCAAAGGAGTACAGAAGATTTTAATTTGG TGAGTCATATGCTGAATGTGGGGCAGGATCTAGTACATAGGGATGCCCCGGAGTCCAAGGAATACAA ATTCGGATTTCATCGACCTCCATTTAATAGTGTTGACCACCTCCATCTCCATTGTTTTGCACTTCCTTTTATACCTAG GTGGAAACATGTAAAATATGTGTCGTTGGGACCCCTTGGGGGATTCATAGAGGCAGAGAAATTATTGCAGAAGATAAAGCCGTAA
- the LOC113335739 gene encoding uncharacterized protein LOC113335739 has translation MEGLFEDDGEVETNNAADNLGNQYGAGDNMMMPMTNSSFSNGTGPEMLDEPADWYTQFSDLHFPDNEPNGVQSDNHLLDVDDYLQENNVCLINQSIHDNETWTVQAQADYGHHQPQSSTSFIPPILGIDNDDDTGSPEHGQQLAVPQDPQGSRGPQEHPSGLFQLPVQEPQNDALPGTAAGNASVKEAAITHKNKNICSDDSDDDNDEDNIGDDNQLSSVISKNLMSERNRRKRLNKQFFTLRSMVPRITKMDKRSILVDALTYLQDILDQTNIEIKNQNHFSTAAIAGTDDPAHAAVKTLRPPDSSTVNAEINHPPPHDQTGAVLLEKNAVDVNVEAGQLQQIKATAI, from the exons atggaAGGATTATTCGAAGATGATGGGGAAGTAGAGACAAATAATGCAGCAGACAACTTGGGAAATCAGTATGGTGCGGGTGATAATATGATGATGCCTATGACAAACAGCAGTTTCAGTAATGGTACTGGTCCTGAGATGCTAGACGAACCTGCAGATTGGTATACTCAGTTCTCGGATCTACATTTTCCAGATAATGAACCAAATGGAGTGCAGTCGGATAATCATTTGCTGGATGTTGACGATTATTTGCAAGAAAATAATGTTTGTCTCATCAATCAGTCCATTCACGATAATGAGACATGGACTGTGCAAGCCCAAGCAGATTATGGTCATCATCAGCCTCAGtcttcaacatcattcattcctCCAATACTCGGTATTGATAATGACGACGATACTGGTTCTCCCGAACATGGACAACAACTAGCAGTACCACAAGATCCACAAGGATCACGAGGACCACAAGAACATCCGTCAGGGTTATTTCAACTACCGGTACAAGAACCACAAAATGATGCATTACCAGGAACAGCTGCAGGTAATGCTTCTGTCAAAGAGGCAGCTATTACTCACAAGAATAAGAATATATGTAgtgatgatagtgatgatgacAACGATGAAGATAATATTGGGGATGACAATCAATTATCTTCTGTTATTAGTAAAAATCTAATGTCGGAACGGAACAGAAGGAAGAGATTGAACAAGCAGTTCTTCACTTTGAGATCCATGGTACCTAGAATTACCAAG ATGGATAAAAGATCTATTCTTGTTGATGCACTTACTTATCTACAAGATATACTTGACCAGACAAATATCGAAATAAAAAATCAGAATCATTTCTCTACTGCTGCTATTGCTGGGACTGATGATCCTGCACATGCTGCTGTAAAGACTCTAAGGCCACCTGATTCATCCACAGTAAATGCTGAAATAAATCATCCTCCTCCTCATGACCAGACAGGAGCGGTTCTATTAGAGAAGAACGCGGTCGATGTCAATGTTGAAGCTGGTCAACTCCAACAAATTAAGGCGACAGCGATCTGA
- the LOC113335797 gene encoding 18.1 kDa class I heat shock protein-like, which yields MSSLGPWFGGGFDYSSSWSSDIRDPLDFDGRRQCDASRRRGGGDDTASIIARTNVDWRETDNAHIFRADFPGVRKEEVKVQIEDGNLLQISGEHTKEEQNETDQWHRYERRGGGSTRRFRLPENAKVDDIKCSLEHGVLTVCVPKHVSDQDKTKNVRSIDIA from the exons ATGAGTTCGTTGGGTCCCTGGTTCGGTGGTGGTTTCGACTACTCCAGCTCGTGGTCTAGTGACATTAGGGATCCGCTCGATTTTGATGGTAGAAGACAATGTGATGCCTCTAGAAGACGTGGCGGCGGTGATGACACTGCTTCCATCATCGCAAGAACAAACGTAGACTGGCGTGAAACAGACAACGCTCATATCTTTCGTGCTGATTTTCCTG GAGTGAGGAAAGAAGAAGTGAAAGTACAAATAGAAGACGGGAACCTGCTTCAAATTAGTGGTGAACAtacaaaagaagaacaaaatgagACAGATCAGTGGCATCGATACGAAAGGCGCGGCGGTGGTTCCACGAGGAGGTTTCGGTTACCGGAGAATGCTAAAGTTGATGATATCAAATGTAGCTTGGAACACGGAGTACTGACTGTTTGTGTTCCAAAACATGTATCTGATCAGGACAAGACCAAAAATGTTAGGTCCATCGATATTGCTTAG